A genomic region of Cyprinus carpio isolate SPL01 chromosome B13, ASM1834038v1, whole genome shotgun sequence contains the following coding sequences:
- the LOC109088343 gene encoding tRNA (guanine(37)-N1)-methyltransferase isoform X2 — protein MTDQSQTDLGLYKPPPTVRGMTELDRAAFSQTVSVPAIRIPTNVLNKAVKSLKKVALQRPGLKRVVEEHSEDGNKDSSEGEHRLLLLDPNSITSADSFGGEEAEALKAYGVPQEIQKYELQLTYENLKSEEILRAVLPEGQDVTSGFSRVGHIAHMNLRDHQLPYRKLIGQVIIDKNPGITCVVNKTNTIDSTYRNFQMEVLAGESNMVAKVRENGVFYEFDFSHVYWNPRLSTEHERIVSLLQRGDTVVDVFAGVGPFAIPAARRGCEVLANDLNPESFRWLQHNAKLNKVDRKITSFNMDGRNFIRGPVEERLPALMKGSQKIHVVMNLPALALEFLDAFRGLLGPEPDQSLDNLPQVHCYGFSKEDDAQRDVVERAEASLKTSLQGQCSVHLVRNVAPNKEMMCVSFTLPRGVLYSTHTKDSDVSEEPNPKKQKCEDPTD, from the exons atgactgaccaatcacagactGATCTGGGGCTCTACAAGCCCCCTCCGACAGTCCGGGGCATGACAGAACTGGACCGAGCAGCTTTCAGTCAGACAGTCAGTGTGCCTGCCATACGGATACCAACCAATGTTCTCAACAAAGCTGTGAAGAGTTTGAAGAAAGTGGCACTACAGAGGCCGGGACTCAAACGGGTTGTTGAGGAACACAGTGAAGATGGGAATAAAGACAGTAGTGAAGGAGAACATCGGCTGCTGCTATTGGACCCAAACAGCATTACATCTGCAGATTCGTTTGGCGGTGAGGAGGCAGAAGCTCTGAAAGCCTATGGGGTGCCTCAGGAGATCCAGAAGTATGAACTGCAACTCACCTATGAGAACCTTAAGAGTGAGGAGATACTGCGAGCTGTACTTCCTGAAGGACAGGATGTGACATCAGGATTTAGTAGAGTGGGCCACATCGCCCATATGAACCTGAGAGACCACCAGCTCCCCTACAGAAAACTGATTG GTCAAGTAATCATAGATAAGAACCCAGGAATTACTTGTGTGGTCAACAAGACCAACACCATTGATTCCACTTATAGAAACTTCCAAATGGAGGTTTTGGCAGGAGAGAGTAACATGGTAGCAAAA gTACGTGAGAATGGCGTGTTTTACGAATTTGATTTCTCTCACGTGTACTGGAACCCTCGACTGAGCACCGAACACGAGCGCATCGTTTCCCTTCTTCAGCGTGGCGATACCGTAGTGGATGTTTTCGCCGGAGTCGGTCCATTCGCGATCCCAGCGGCCCGCCGAGGCTGCGAGGTCCTCGCTAACGACTTAAACCCAGAGTCCTTCCGTTGGCTCCAGCACAATGCTAAACTCAACAAGGTTGACCGAAAAATAACATCATTTAACATGGATGGACGGAACTTCATCCGGGGACCTGTAGAGGAGCGCCTGCCTGCTCTAATGAAGGGATCACAAAAGATTCATGTGGTGATGAATCTCCCCGCACTGGCCCTCGAGTTCCTCGATGCCTTCAGAGGTCTGCTGGGCCCGGAGCCAGACCAGAGTCTTGACAACCTGCCTCAGGTGCATTGCTACGGGTTCTCCAAGGAAGATGACGCTCAGAGGGATGTAGTGGAGCGGGCGGAGGCCAGTTTAAAGACTTCCCTGCAAGGACAGTGTTCTGTGCACCTGGTGAGGAATGTGGCACCCAATAAggagatgatgtgtgtgagttttACACTGCCGAGAGGGGTCCTATACTCCACACACACCAAAGACAGTG ATGTTTCAGAAGAGCCGAATCCTAAGAAACAGAAGTGTGAGGATCCGACAGACTGA
- the LOC109088343 gene encoding tRNA (guanine(37)-N1)-methyltransferase isoform X1 yields MAAGCRGSGRLLFLLQKHRSCVSLFQKVNQFARIPLQFSTLVQSQKTMTDQSQTDLGLYKPPPTVRGMTELDRAAFSQTVSVPAIRIPTNVLNKAVKSLKKVALQRPGLKRVVEEHSEDGNKDSSEGEHRLLLLDPNSITSADSFGGEEAEALKAYGVPQEIQKYELQLTYENLKSEEILRAVLPEGQDVTSGFSRVGHIAHMNLRDHQLPYRKLIGQVIIDKNPGITCVVNKTNTIDSTYRNFQMEVLAGESNMVAKVRENGVFYEFDFSHVYWNPRLSTEHERIVSLLQRGDTVVDVFAGVGPFAIPAARRGCEVLANDLNPESFRWLQHNAKLNKVDRKITSFNMDGRNFIRGPVEERLPALMKGSQKIHVVMNLPALALEFLDAFRGLLGPEPDQSLDNLPQVHCYGFSKEDDAQRDVVERAEASLKTSLQGQCSVHLVRNVAPNKEMMCVSFTLPRGVLYSTHTKDSDVSEEPNPKKQKCEDPTD; encoded by the exons ATGGCTGCCGGCTGCAGAGG ATCTGGCAGACTTTTGTTCCTGTTGCAGAAACATCGCAGTTGTGTCTCTCTGTTTCAGAAAGTAAACCAATTTGCAAGAATTCCCCTCCAGTTCTCCACTCTAGTCCAGTCTCAGAAAACcatgactgaccaatcacagactGATCTGGGGCTCTACAAGCCCCCTCCGACAGTCCGGGGCATGACAGAACTGGACCGAGCAGCTTTCAGTCAGACAGTCAGTGTGCCTGCCATACGGATACCAACCAATGTTCTCAACAAAGCTGTGAAGAGTTTGAAGAAAGTGGCACTACAGAGGCCGGGACTCAAACGGGTTGTTGAGGAACACAGTGAAGATGGGAATAAAGACAGTAGTGAAGGAGAACATCGGCTGCTGCTATTGGACCCAAACAGCATTACATCTGCAGATTCGTTTGGCGGTGAGGAGGCAGAAGCTCTGAAAGCCTATGGGGTGCCTCAGGAGATCCAGAAGTATGAACTGCAACTCACCTATGAGAACCTTAAGAGTGAGGAGATACTGCGAGCTGTACTTCCTGAAGGACAGGATGTGACATCAGGATTTAGTAGAGTGGGCCACATCGCCCATATGAACCTGAGAGACCACCAGCTCCCCTACAGAAAACTGATTG GTCAAGTAATCATAGATAAGAACCCAGGAATTACTTGTGTGGTCAACAAGACCAACACCATTGATTCCACTTATAGAAACTTCCAAATGGAGGTTTTGGCAGGAGAGAGTAACATGGTAGCAAAA gTACGTGAGAATGGCGTGTTTTACGAATTTGATTTCTCTCACGTGTACTGGAACCCTCGACTGAGCACCGAACACGAGCGCATCGTTTCCCTTCTTCAGCGTGGCGATACCGTAGTGGATGTTTTCGCCGGAGTCGGTCCATTCGCGATCCCAGCGGCCCGCCGAGGCTGCGAGGTCCTCGCTAACGACTTAAACCCAGAGTCCTTCCGTTGGCTCCAGCACAATGCTAAACTCAACAAGGTTGACCGAAAAATAACATCATTTAACATGGATGGACGGAACTTCATCCGGGGACCTGTAGAGGAGCGCCTGCCTGCTCTAATGAAGGGATCACAAAAGATTCATGTGGTGATGAATCTCCCCGCACTGGCCCTCGAGTTCCTCGATGCCTTCAGAGGTCTGCTGGGCCCGGAGCCAGACCAGAGTCTTGACAACCTGCCTCAGGTGCATTGCTACGGGTTCTCCAAGGAAGATGACGCTCAGAGGGATGTAGTGGAGCGGGCGGAGGCCAGTTTAAAGACTTCCCTGCAAGGACAGTGTTCTGTGCACCTGGTGAGGAATGTGGCACCCAATAAggagatgatgtgtgtgagttttACACTGCCGAGAGGGGTCCTATACTCCACACACACCAAAGACAGTG ATGTTTCAGAAGAGCCGAATCCTAAGAAACAGAAGTGTGAGGATCCGACAGACTGA